In a genomic window of Streptomyces noursei ATCC 11455:
- a CDS encoding ArnT family glycosyltransferase gives MASLPTGRAGGGRLLRRLGVARRTPEPRPAYSRPVLLAILVIAGVLFAWDIQHSAFHAFYSETARSMSESWHAFLFGSFDPGGSITIDKLPGFLWPQALSARIFGFHPWALTLPQVIEGVLSVAVLYRAVRRWAGENAALLAAAAFALTPAIAGLFRTEVEDPAFTLCVLLAGDATLRAARGARLCPLLAAGVWVGLSFQAKMLEAWAVLPALGLLYVLSAPTVLRRRLAHLAAAGAVCVAVSASWVLLVTFTPAKDRPYIDGTTNNSAVSQVVGYNFLNRFSGVSVSAKDTGSVAVSTMAGTAPAPPTGHSRPTAGQWVKMFAPSLVSQIGWLYPAAALAAVCGVVWRRGRPRTDPLRAGFVLWGVWLVTYFLVFSAGAVGGHTYYMGVVAVPLAALFGAGMVQFWRAWVRGGRARAWALPTVVVTTVAWSAVIAELFPTYLPWLAPAAVVLGAGGLGLLAWGRRGTRTRTHAHTRPASGDGSSVAPGSPAGPGSASRLGTASASGPDSGSGGDAGRRRTAVLGLVTALVAMLLPSAAWASSVLDPTYGHSGMGSTGPVAIRHRTAAHHPATHRAPSADPSDGTAGRTDGSSSHAPRHPETSDGTAHETARKTAHKTSDETSLSPAQRQLLAYTRAHQDGATYLFATTSWRVASPYILRAGAAVLPMGGFTGTAPSPTASGFRDLVATGQLRYVVLGGPATTPGRAIGPWVRAHCERVPGQAYQVYRCTPESAAADRSGSETPTPTPTPTP, from the coding sequence GTGGCGAGCTTGCCGACCGGGCGGGCCGGCGGCGGTCGCCTGCTCCGCCGGCTCGGCGTCGCGCGCCGGACGCCGGAGCCCCGGCCGGCGTACTCCAGACCCGTGCTGCTGGCGATCCTCGTCATAGCCGGCGTGCTGTTCGCCTGGGACATCCAGCACAGCGCGTTCCACGCGTTCTACTCGGAGACCGCGCGCAGCATGTCGGAGAGCTGGCACGCCTTCCTCTTCGGCTCCTTCGACCCCGGCGGCTCGATCACCATCGACAAGCTGCCGGGTTTCCTGTGGCCGCAGGCGCTCTCCGCGCGGATCTTCGGCTTCCACCCGTGGGCGCTGACCTTGCCCCAGGTGATCGAGGGCGTGCTCAGCGTCGCCGTCCTGTACCGCGCGGTGCGTCGCTGGGCGGGCGAGAACGCCGCACTCCTGGCGGCCGCCGCCTTCGCCCTCACCCCGGCGATCGCCGGGCTGTTCCGTACCGAGGTCGAGGACCCGGCGTTCACGCTCTGTGTCCTGCTGGCCGGCGACGCCACGCTGCGTGCGGCGCGCGGGGCCCGGCTGTGCCCGTTGCTGGCCGCCGGGGTCTGGGTGGGGCTGAGTTTCCAGGCCAAGATGCTGGAGGCGTGGGCGGTGCTCCCGGCGCTCGGCCTGTTGTATGTGCTCTCGGCGCCGACGGTGCTCCGTCGACGGCTGGCGCACCTGGCGGCGGCGGGCGCGGTCTGTGTGGCGGTGTCGGCGTCGTGGGTGCTGCTGGTGACGTTCACCCCCGCCAAGGACCGCCCGTACATCGACGGTACGACCAACAACTCCGCGGTGAGCCAGGTGGTCGGCTACAACTTCCTCAACCGTTTCTCCGGCGTCAGCGTGAGTGCCAAGGACACCGGGAGCGTCGCCGTTTCCACCATGGCCGGCACCGCGCCGGCGCCGCCGACCGGACACTCCCGGCCGACCGCCGGGCAGTGGGTCAAGATGTTCGCCCCGTCGCTGGTCTCGCAGATCGGCTGGCTGTACCCGGCCGCCGCGCTCGCGGCGGTGTGCGGCGTGGTGTGGCGGCGCGGCCGGCCGCGTACGGATCCGCTGCGCGCCGGCTTCGTGCTGTGGGGGGTGTGGCTGGTCACGTACTTCCTGGTGTTCAGCGCCGGGGCGGTCGGCGGCCATACGTACTACATGGGGGTGGTGGCCGTTCCGCTGGCGGCGCTGTTCGGGGCCGGGATGGTGCAGTTCTGGCGTGCCTGGGTGCGCGGCGGCCGGGCCAGGGCGTGGGCGCTGCCGACCGTCGTAGTCACCACGGTGGCCTGGTCGGCGGTGATCGCCGAGCTGTTCCCGACCTACCTGCCGTGGCTGGCGCCGGCCGCGGTCGTCCTGGGGGCCGGCGGCCTGGGGCTGCTGGCCTGGGGCCGTCGGGGAACCCGCACCCGCACCCACGCCCACACCCGCCCGGCTTCCGGGGACGGCTCGTCCGTAGCCCCCGGCTCGCCCGCAGGCCCCGGATCGGCCTCCCGCCTCGGTACGGCGTCCGCTTCCGGCCCGGATTCCGGCTCCGGCGGTGACGCGGGCCGACGGCGGACTGCCGTGCTGGGGCTCGTCACGGCCCTGGTGGCGATGCTCCTGCCGTCCGCTGCCTGGGCGTCCTCGGTCCTCGACCCGACGTACGGGCACTCCGGCATGGGCTCGACCGGTCCGGTGGCCATCCGGCACCGCACCGCGGCCCACCACCCGGCAACCCACCGGGCCCCTTCCGCCGACCCCTCCGACGGCACAGCAGGCCGAACCGACGGCTCCAGCTCCCACGCGCCCCGACACCCCGAGACGTCCGACGGGACTGCGCACGAGACTGCCCGCAAGACTGCTCACAAGACCTCGGACGAGACGTCGCTGAGCCCCGCCCAGCGCCAGCTCCTCGCCTACACCCGGGCCCACCAGGACGGCGCCACCTACCTGTTCGCCACCACCAGTTGGCGGGTCGCCTCGCCCTACATCCTCCGCGCCGGTGCCGCGGTGCTCCCCATGGGCGGCTTCACCGGCACCGCGCCGTCACCCACCGCGTCCGGATTCCGCGACCTCGTCGCCACCGGCCAGCTGCGCTACGTCGTGCTCGGCGGTCCGGCGACGACGCCCGGCCGTGCCATCGGCCCGTGGGTGCGTGCCCACTGCGAACGCGTGCCGGGCCAGGCGTACCAGGTCTATCGCTGTACCCCGGAGTCCGCCGCGGCCGACCGGTCCGGGTCCGAAACGCCAACGCCAACTCCAACTCCAACTCCGTGA
- a CDS encoding toxin glutamine deamidase domain-containing protein encodes MLPDALEWVLEMLGFNWPTADEDKLRESAQHWRNFASGVEELQQRGVTAAGNVVSQNSGDSIDGFNTTWEKFNGGSGSGYLADARTAAETIAVALDVAAGLVIGMKVAVIAQLAILAAEIIAAQAAAPFTFGLSEIGVAAATAATRAIVRKIIKEAAKQVLDAALETAKEPAVSALQAMISDVIAQSVNMSFGAQSGFDVGRTVNKGAEEGVNALKNSGQTFTEALRDGAGAKAGHHVRNGLESAAGHDSGGDSAGGSGHESAGSGGGNTSSTSDTSGGGQSSPGGDHSPSSGSNSPSDGGSSAPGGGGSASGGAGSSSTGGMSAGGSSAGGSSAGGGSTASGGSSAADHSNSTNNSSAAPNSSSDSGSSPADGGSSPSAGGNGHSSDGGNSPRPAHSAAPPPSQLTPFDAGYREAQATSPTPDASSSATSSPSSSDSAPSPDTGSGHGSDHGPDRGSDHGQGSTARPDTDSPARPNTDTPTSHDSNSTTDTSTNTAPRPDSDSRPGTASAAAPTPAHADSPSPDPSPAAPTPEHHGNGISDPNGGSGNTGGIGNTGGNVPTSGNDGTTDAGTHTSPQPQHAPSPAPDPSPAPSPSSPSPSPDSGSRPEANVPPPSPSQDHPSAPPPTPDHSGTQHDDGNSGNGGGSRSGMPTGGGVAPGGGAPHTTPSGHGYSGPSSSGAPHQPDPNRAHNDGPVTVHTESATLAPPPPGVAQPSHAGGDTPGSAGTPPPSAQQSPQPGVVMGGGTMPTGAPAGTPAGGSPSATTPPRSTTPSSPAGNGGAPPRGTPTRDPRNPTAADQSSRPRPTPARSTAQPPRTERPHGEQPSPRPSRPAQQPPHTNDAPPSPTTPDHDSQSPNANHDTGTGTGTGTSTSTSTSTSTSTDQKTNHAPKTDNTPQADNTPKPENTPKPESDSKPESDSKTENDSKPENAPNSSNDQKAEDGHQPDSESHPKDGQAPDNKDDASDKHDGPSPEDSSTDHKPEQSHTDSPDTSHTPDPSDTSDAPHAPDTSDATAAPDDRPSLDEIRSGIQESPGGLLPPDTVDQQALENAVPRNDDGSPQRFPDPTGGWAQLQNDGGTSVPGRSNNCADCSRSFLETWYGNPQVSAARTPDQTPDGTPDHWSPESKANENIIDWAGAPHSYAGTSPDGHHAIAQELLKAGPGSAAIVQVNWADGGGHAFNAVNHNGKIVWVDTQSGEVSHHPINTEGATDVFHIPLDADRKPLHPAPDASDDSGATDSHHDSDTTDSHHTANTTDSTDSTDSTDSTDSTTNPHTADSNNSSDAADSHHDSGGADSDHAAHADQSPPAANGSHDTGDGTARHDTPSPDHGKDDRPSAADPAALKRKASDQPSPDGESVSSTPESASDSHRRTRIKVDGEGQPGQQSGNAPHTNTPSPPQATLGSLPDHMDALGLDDHHMDVDDDHTQQHSPPQQAPQTQGTNTGSGTAEHSTSGPPHGKPTPGTPMDLDGQPPAGPTNSGGGNASNQDHGQSTGSTADPKKDNGNNTDGGKGDNKTDGKEPYSDPRDRGTSDTSKQEKEGKHTLDAETKDSKEYGKVPDKLQAQLRNDRDVHRIPLDRVHDRLTGWADDGNLARVLRASSGHPQNNDPDAGKGPQKFTQSDLEKRLPGFKDLDRGEKLAVVSSLTRLSVGFHEQHGVGSNPVDVDKPYRAPNEPDPKDGTTDSAAKNSDESLGVRGHRNSGNKYLDKLKHDGPMPESLKQNSPDFTDRNYAVLEVEGPPPARETHYVADSSVPVGEKNVSGRHSEKHLMDWLNRANQEGAQYTAKALYTEREPCGNGQGHAKCSNVLRQMTPKDAKVYYSTTYRTDPEDVKAKKQVDTEKKKLKKEFDKKPIADVQKEISDRLDHRQGKSADWIAAEKDKIAQLGEAEQRKKLSAMIDSEFSKRKDAMTTPEKQAMVREMDRHIAHLDSTWKKIQPSLL; translated from the coding sequence ATGCTGCCGGACGCACTTGAGTGGGTCCTCGAAATGCTGGGGTTCAACTGGCCCACGGCAGACGAAGACAAATTGCGGGAATCCGCCCAGCACTGGCGGAACTTCGCCTCCGGCGTGGAAGAGCTCCAGCAGCGCGGCGTCACCGCTGCCGGCAATGTGGTGTCCCAGAACTCCGGCGACTCGATCGACGGCTTCAACACCACCTGGGAGAAGTTCAACGGAGGTTCCGGCTCCGGATACCTCGCCGACGCCCGGACCGCAGCAGAGACCATCGCCGTCGCGCTGGACGTCGCCGCCGGCCTCGTCATCGGCATGAAAGTCGCGGTGATCGCCCAGTTGGCGATCCTTGCGGCGGAGATCATCGCGGCCCAAGCGGCGGCGCCGTTCACGTTCGGCCTGTCGGAGATCGGCGTCGCGGCGGCCACCGCGGCGACCCGGGCGATCGTCCGGAAGATCATCAAGGAGGCCGCGAAGCAGGTCCTCGACGCAGCGCTGGAAACCGCCAAGGAGCCCGCGGTCTCCGCGCTCCAGGCCATGATCTCGGACGTCATCGCACAGTCCGTGAACATGAGCTTCGGCGCGCAGAGCGGATTCGACGTCGGCCGGACCGTCAACAAGGGCGCCGAGGAAGGCGTCAACGCGCTCAAGAACTCGGGGCAGACGTTCACCGAGGCGTTGCGCGACGGCGCGGGCGCCAAGGCGGGCCACCACGTCCGCAACGGCCTGGAATCGGCCGCCGGCCACGACTCCGGCGGCGACTCGGCCGGCGGTTCGGGACATGAGTCCGCAGGCAGCGGGGGCGGAAACACGTCCTCGACATCCGACACTTCGGGCGGCGGCCAGTCGTCGCCCGGGGGCGACCACTCGCCGTCGAGCGGCAGCAACTCACCATCGGACGGTGGTAGTTCAGCGCCCGGAGGCGGCGGATCGGCATCGGGCGGTGCCGGATCATCGTCCACGGGCGGGATGTCCGCGGGCGGATCGTCAGCTGGCGGATCGTCGGCGGGCGGCGGGTCCACCGCATCGGGGGGATCGTCGGCGGCGGACCATTCCAACTCCACGAACAACTCCTCGGCCGCACCGAACTCCTCTTCCGACAGCGGGAGTTCGCCGGCCGACGGCGGAAGTTCCCCCTCGGCCGGAGGCAATGGTCACTCGTCGGACGGCGGCAACTCGCCCCGGCCGGCGCATTCCGCCGCCCCGCCGCCGAGCCAGCTGACGCCGTTCGACGCGGGTTACCGGGAAGCACAGGCGACATCGCCCACGCCTGACGCCTCGTCGTCCGCGACCTCTTCCCCGTCATCCTCGGACTCTGCTCCCTCGCCCGACACGGGATCGGGGCACGGCTCGGACCACGGCCCAGACCGTGGCTCGGACCACGGCCAGGGCTCGACGGCACGGCCGGACACGGACTCGCCCGCCCGGCCGAACACCGATACACCCACCTCCCACGACAGCAACAGCACCACCGACACCAGCACCAACACCGCCCCACGCCCGGACTCCGACAGCCGGCCGGGTACCGCATCAGCAGCGGCCCCGACACCCGCCCACGCCGACAGCCCCAGTCCCGACCCCAGCCCCGCTGCCCCCACTCCGGAACATCACGGCAACGGGATCAGCGACCCCAACGGGGGCAGTGGCAACACTGGCGGTATCGGCAACACTGGCGGCAACGTCCCCACCAGTGGGAACGACGGCACCACTGACGCCGGTACCCATACGAGCCCGCAACCGCAGCACGCGCCATCACCAGCCCCTGACCCATCTCCCGCCCCGTCACCCTCCTCCCCCTCCCCGTCCCCGGACTCCGGGAGCCGGCCAGAGGCGAACGTTCCCCCGCCCTCGCCCTCCCAGGACCACCCCTCCGCCCCGCCCCCGACGCCGGACCACTCCGGCACCCAGCACGACGACGGCAACAGCGGCAACGGCGGGGGCAGTCGTTCCGGCATGCCGACGGGCGGTGGGGTGGCACCGGGCGGCGGTGCTCCTCATACGACCCCGTCCGGACACGGGTACTCCGGGCCCTCCTCGTCCGGTGCGCCGCACCAGCCCGATCCCAACCGGGCCCATAACGACGGCCCGGTCACCGTGCACACGGAGAGCGCGACCCTGGCACCTCCGCCGCCGGGCGTCGCCCAGCCGTCGCATGCAGGCGGCGATACCCCCGGCTCGGCCGGCACACCGCCGCCGTCTGCACAGCAATCGCCGCAGCCCGGCGTCGTCATGGGCGGCGGCACCATGCCCACGGGCGCTCCCGCCGGGACTCCCGCGGGCGGATCCCCCTCCGCCACGACGCCCCCGCGGTCCACCACTCCGTCCTCCCCCGCCGGCAACGGCGGCGCACCCCCGCGCGGCACGCCGACCCGGGACCCGCGGAACCCCACCGCGGCCGACCAGTCGTCGCGCCCACGGCCCACGCCTGCGCGTAGCACCGCCCAACCGCCGCGCACCGAGCGTCCGCACGGCGAGCAGCCGTCCCCGCGTCCGTCCCGGCCCGCGCAGCAACCGCCCCACACCAACGACGCACCGCCGTCGCCCACCACCCCTGACCACGACTCGCAGTCGCCGAACGCCAACCACGACACCGGCACCGGCACCGGCACCGGCACCAGCACCAGCACCAGCACCAGCACCAGCACCAGCACCGACCAAAAGACCAACCACGCCCCGAAGACCGACAACACCCCGCAGGCCGACAACACCCCCAAGCCTGAGAACACCCCGAAGCCCGAGAGCGACTCCAAGCCCGAGAGCGACTCCAAAACGGAGAACGACTCCAAGCCGGAGAACGCCCCGAACTCTTCCAACGACCAGAAGGCCGAGGACGGCCACCAGCCGGACAGCGAGTCGCACCCCAAGGACGGCCAAGCGCCGGACAACAAGGACGACGCTTCCGACAAGCACGACGGGCCCTCTCCCGAGGACTCGTCCACGGATCACAAGCCGGAACAGTCGCACACCGACAGTCCCGACACCTCCCACACGCCCGACCCATCTGACACGTCGGACGCGCCTCATGCACCTGACACGTCCGACGCCACCGCCGCACCGGACGACCGTCCCAGCCTCGACGAGATCCGGTCCGGTATCCAGGAGTCCCCCGGCGGCCTGCTGCCGCCCGACACCGTGGACCAGCAGGCGCTGGAGAACGCCGTCCCGCGCAATGACGACGGCAGCCCACAGCGCTTCCCCGACCCGACGGGCGGCTGGGCCCAGTTGCAGAACGACGGCGGCACCAGCGTGCCGGGCCGTTCCAACAACTGTGCCGACTGCAGTCGTTCGTTCCTGGAGACCTGGTACGGCAACCCCCAGGTCTCCGCGGCCCGGACCCCCGACCAGACGCCGGACGGGACCCCGGACCACTGGTCGCCGGAGTCCAAGGCCAACGAGAACATCATCGACTGGGCCGGGGCGCCGCACTCCTACGCCGGCACCAGCCCGGACGGGCACCATGCCATCGCCCAAGAGTTGCTGAAGGCAGGGCCGGGCTCCGCGGCGATCGTCCAGGTCAACTGGGCGGACGGCGGCGGTCACGCGTTCAACGCCGTCAACCACAACGGGAAGATCGTCTGGGTCGACACCCAGAGCGGCGAGGTCAGCCACCACCCCATCAACACCGAGGGCGCCACGGACGTCTTCCACATCCCGCTGGACGCCGACCGGAAGCCGCTGCATCCCGCCCCGGATGCCTCCGACGATTCCGGTGCCACCGATTCCCACCACGACTCCGACACCACGGACTCCCACCACACAGCCAACACCACCGACAGCACCGACAGCACCGACAGCACCGACAGCACCGACAGCACCACCAACCCCCACACCGCCGACTCCAACAACAGCTCCGACGCTGCCGATTCGCACCACGATTCCGGCGGCGCGGACTCCGACCACGCTGCGCACGCGGACCAGTCGCCCCCTGCGGCGAACGGTTCCCACGACACGGGCGACGGCACCGCGAGGCATGACACGCCGAGCCCGGACCACGGGAAGGACGACCGGCCTTCGGCGGCCGACCCCGCCGCCCTCAAGCGCAAGGCCAGCGACCAGCCTTCGCCCGACGGTGAGTCCGTCAGCTCGACCCCCGAGTCCGCGTCCGATTCTCATCGGCGGACCCGAATAAAGGTGGACGGGGAGGGACAGCCGGGCCAGCAGTCTGGCAATGCCCCCCACACCAACACCCCGTCGCCGCCCCAGGCGACCCTGGGTTCCCTCCCGGATCACATGGACGCCCTGGGCCTCGACGACCACCACATGGACGTCGACGACGACCACACGCAGCAACACTCACCGCCACAGCAGGCACCGCAGACCCAGGGGACGAACACCGGCTCCGGCACGGCGGAGCATTCCACCTCCGGGCCGCCGCACGGCAAGCCCACTCCCGGTACCCCGATGGATCTCGACGGCCAGCCACCTGCCGGGCCGACGAACAGCGGCGGCGGCAACGCCTCCAATCAGGATCACGGGCAGTCGACCGGCTCCACGGCGGACCCGAAGAAGGACAACGGGAACAACACGGACGGCGGGAAGGGCGACAACAAAACCGACGGCAAGGAGCCCTACTCCGATCCGCGCGATCGCGGCACGAGCGACACCTCCAAGCAGGAGAAGGAAGGGAAGCACACCCTCGACGCGGAGACGAAGGACTCCAAGGAGTACGGGAAGGTTCCGGACAAGCTCCAGGCGCAGCTCCGCAATGATCGGGACGTGCACCGCATCCCGCTGGACCGGGTCCACGACCGGCTGACCGGCTGGGCGGACGACGGAAATTTGGCACGAGTGCTCCGGGCCTCTTCCGGCCATCCGCAGAACAACGACCCCGACGCGGGCAAGGGACCGCAGAAATTCACCCAGAGCGACCTGGAGAAGCGGCTTCCCGGATTCAAGGACCTGGACCGCGGTGAGAAACTCGCCGTCGTCTCCTCCCTGACCCGGCTCAGTGTGGGATTCCACGAGCAGCACGGTGTCGGCAGCAATCCGGTGGACGTCGACAAGCCGTACCGCGCCCCGAACGAACCGGATCCCAAGGACGGCACGACGGACAGTGCCGCCAAGAACTCCGACGAGTCACTGGGTGTCCGAGGGCACCGCAACAGTGGCAACAAGTACCTCGACAAGCTGAAGCACGACGGGCCGATGCCGGAGAGCCTGAAGCAGAACAGTCCGGACTTCACGGACCGCAACTACGCGGTGCTGGAGGTCGAAGGGCCGCCGCCCGCGCGGGAAACCCACTACGTCGCCGATTCCTCGGTTCCGGTGGGCGAGAAGAACGTGTCGGGGCGCCACTCGGAGAAACACCTCATGGACTGGCTGAACCGGGCCAACCAAGAGGGCGCGCAATACACCGCGAAGGCCCTCTACACCGAGCGTGAACCGTGCGGCAACGGCCAGGGACACGCGAAGTGTTCGAATGTGCTGAGGCAGATGACTCCTAAAGACGCGAAGGTGTACTACAGCACGACCTATCGAACCGATCCGGAAGACGTCAAGGCGAAGAAGCAGGTCGATACGGAGAAGAAGAAGCTGAAGAAGGAGTTCGACAAGAAGCCCATCGCGGACGTGCAGAAGGAGATCAGCGACCGGCTCGATCACCGCCAGGGCAAGAGCGCGGATTGGATCGCGGCGGAGAAGGACAAGATCGCCCAACTCGGCGAAGCGGAGCAGCGCAAGAAGCTCTCGGCAATGATCGATTCCGAGTTCTCCAAGCGGAAGGACGCGATGACGACGCCCGAGAAGCAGGCGATGGTCCGCGAAATGGACCGGCATATCGCCCATCTGGACTCGACCTGGAAGAAGATTCAGCCGAGTCTGCTGTAG